From a region of the Pukyongiella litopenaei genome:
- a CDS encoding cold-shock protein, translating to MPTGTVKWFNTTKGYGFIAPDEGGKDVFVHISAVERSGLTGLADNQKVAYELQDGRDGRQMASDLKAL from the coding sequence ATGCCAACCGGCACCGTGAAATGGTTCAATACCACCAAAGGCTATGGATTCATCGCCCCCGACGAAGGCGGCAAGGATGTGTTCGTGCATATTTCAGCAGTCGAGCGGTCGGGGCTGACCGGGCTCGCGGACAACCAGAAAGTGGCCTACGAGCTGCAGGACGGTCGCGACGGCCGCCAGATGGCATCAGACCTCAAGGCGCTCTGA
- a CDS encoding DUF1194 domain-containing protein: MPGAVLAAAWLAAAAPPASAQQPGCRLALVLATDISASVDAREDALQRGGLAAALIAPEIRHAFLSPGRPVALAAYEWSGKRSPVMLLDWRMIRHEADLVAAAETIAGSTRSRDDLPTAIGEALGFGNTLLRSGPDCLLRTLDVSGDGINNHGYPPASAYRAFDFEEITVNGLVINAGDFEGEVSLVDYYRDEVLHGPGAFLEVAQGFEDFERAMRRKLLRELSGPQLSALPARP, from the coding sequence ATACCGGGCGCGGTTCTGGCCGCGGCCTGGCTGGCGGCGGCCGCGCCGCCGGCATCGGCCCAACAGCCGGGATGCCGTCTGGCGCTGGTGCTGGCCACCGATATCTCTGCCTCGGTCGATGCCCGCGAGGACGCGTTGCAACGGGGCGGGCTGGCGGCGGCGCTGATCGCCCCGGAGATCCGGCACGCGTTCCTGTCACCCGGCCGCCCGGTGGCGCTGGCGGCCTATGAATGGAGCGGCAAGCGTTCCCCGGTGATGCTGCTGGACTGGCGCATGATCCGCCACGAGGCCGATCTGGTCGCCGCGGCCGAAACCATCGCCGGATCGACCCGCAGCCGCGACGATCTGCCCACCGCGATCGGCGAGGCGCTTGGCTTCGGCAACACGCTCCTGCGCTCGGGGCCCGACTGCCTGCTGCGGACGCTGGACGTGTCGGGGGACGGCATCAACAATCACGGCTACCCGCCCGCCTCTGCCTACCGCGCCTTCGATTTCGAGGAGATCACGGTGAACGGGCTGGTGATCAATGCCGGCGATTTCGAGGGCGAGGTGAGCCTCGTCGACTACTACCGCGACGAGGTCCTGCACGGCCCCGGCGCCTTTCTCGAAGTGGCGCAGGGTTTCGAGGATTTCGAACGTGCCATGCGCCGCAAACTGCTGCGCGAACTGAGCGGGCCACAGCTGTCGGCCCTGCCCGCCCGCCCCTAG
- a CDS encoding VOC family protein: MTIRYLHTMVRVADLDKTMAFFRLLGLEETRRIDHEGGRFTLVFMAPPGQEDCPVELTWNWDGDDGLPSDSRHFGHLAYRVDDIYGVCQHLMDNGVTINRPPRDGHMAFVRSPDNVSVELLQAGDALAPMEPWASMENTGHW; this comes from the coding sequence ATGACCATCAGATATCTGCACACCATGGTGCGCGTCGCCGATCTGGACAAGACAATGGCGTTCTTTCGCCTGCTCGGGCTGGAAGAGACCCGGCGCATCGACCACGAAGGCGGCCGGTTCACGCTGGTGTTCATGGCCCCGCCGGGACAGGAAGACTGCCCGGTCGAACTGACCTGGAACTGGGACGGCGATGACGGGCTGCCCTCGGACAGCCGACATTTCGGTCACCTCGCCTACCGCGTTGATGATATATACGGGGTATGCCAGCACCTGATGGACAACGGCGTGACCATCAACCGCCCGCCGCGCGACGGGCACATGGCCTTTGTGCGGTCGCCCGACAATGTTTCGGTCGAACTGCTGCAGGCCGGCGACGCGCTGGCGCCGATGGAACCCTGGGCCAGCATGGAAAACACCGGCCACTGGTAA
- the thyX gene encoding FAD-dependent thymidylate synthase, with amino-acid sequence MPLTPEQQAEIERQRAEPQPTLRVVSAGMEQHLYSAHPVLDHGFVRVIDYMGDDAAITQAARVSYGKGTRSVQNDEGLIRYLMRHWHSTPFEMCEIKLHVKLPVFVARQWIRHRTANVNEYSARYSILDREFYIPTPDHVAAQSAVNNQGRGEALEGEEAARVLDILKTDSMRCYDNYEAMISQDGQQGLARELARMNLPANVYTQWYWKVDLHNLFHFLRLRADAHAQYEIRAYADALCSLVADWVPFAYRAFEDYRLGAATLSAQMVDCLRRMLDGEAVTQENSGMAAREWREFESVLGR; translated from the coding sequence ATGCCCCTGACCCCGGAACAGCAGGCCGAGATCGAACGGCAGCGCGCCGAGCCGCAACCGACCCTGCGGGTGGTCTCCGCGGGCATGGAGCAGCATCTCTATTCCGCGCACCCGGTTCTGGATCATGGGTTTGTCCGCGTGATCGACTATATGGGCGACGACGCCGCGATCACGCAGGCGGCGCGGGTCAGCTATGGCAAGGGCACGCGGTCGGTGCAGAATGACGAAGGCCTGATCCGTTACCTGATGCGGCACTGGCATTCGACCCCGTTCGAGATGTGCGAGATCAAGCTGCATGTGAAGCTGCCGGTCTTTGTCGCGCGGCAGTGGATTCGCCATCGCACGGCCAATGTGAACGAATATTCCGCCCGGTATTCGATCCTCGACCGCGAATTCTACATCCCGACGCCCGATCATGTGGCGGCGCAATCGGCGGTGAACAACCAGGGGCGGGGCGAGGCGCTGGAGGGCGAGGAAGCGGCGCGGGTGCTCGATATCCTCAAGACCGATTCGATGCGCTGCTATGACAATTACGAGGCGATGATCTCGCAGGACGGCCAGCAGGGGCTGGCGCGTGAACTGGCGCGGATGAACCTGCCGGCGAATGTCTACACGCAATGGTACTGGAAGGTTGATCTGCACAACCTGTTCCATTTCCTGCGCCTGCGCGCGGATGCCCATGCCCAGTACGAGATTCGCGCCTACGCCGACGCGCTGTGCAGCCTCGTCGCCGACTGGGTGCCATTCGCCTACCGCGCCTTCGAGGATTATCGCCTGGGGGCTGCAACCCTGTCGGCGCAGATGGTCGATTGCCTGCGCAGAATGCTGGATGGCGAGGCCGTGACCCAGGAAAACTCGGGCATGGCGGCGCGCGAATGGCGTGAATTCGAATCGGTGCTGGGGCGCTGA
- a CDS encoding ArsC/Spx/MgsR family protein — translation MELYGLMNCDTCRKALKALPRARLVDVRAEGVPEAVMQAARDRFGDRLVNRASTTWRNLDDTQRARPAGELLAEHPALMKRPLIVDGDAMWLGWTAETRSGLGLE, via the coding sequence ATGGAACTCTACGGGTTGATGAATTGCGATACCTGCCGCAAGGCGCTGAAGGCGTTGCCACGGGCGCGGCTGGTGGATGTCCGCGCCGAAGGCGTGCCCGAGGCGGTGATGCAGGCCGCGCGGGACCGGTTCGGGGACAGGCTGGTGAACCGGGCCTCGACGACATGGCGCAATCTCGACGATACCCAGCGTGCACGCCCGGCAGGGGAATTGCTGGCCGAACACCCGGCGCTGATGAAGCGGCCGCTGATCGTGGATGGCGACGCGATGTGGCTGGGCTGGACGGCGGAAACCAGGTCCGGCCTTGGATTGGAATAA
- a CDS encoding MarR family winged helix-turn-helix transcriptional regulator — protein MDLQLDPAHRRGFMAGYLEALALVERLHRLLLDVIKDEFERVGMLEINAVQALLLFNIGDNEVTAGELKSRGYYQGSNVSYNLKKLVEMGYMHHQRCEIDRRSVRVRLTAKGREVRDVVAELFSRHAQGLEEKGVIGMEGIEDITTALKRVERYWTDQIRYIY, from the coding sequence ACTGGACCCGGCCCACCGCCGCGGGTTCATGGCCGGATATCTCGAGGCACTGGCATTGGTGGAACGGCTTCACCGGCTGTTGCTCGACGTGATCAAGGACGAATTCGAACGCGTCGGGATGCTCGAAATCAACGCGGTGCAGGCGCTGTTGCTGTTCAATATCGGCGACAACGAGGTGACGGCGGGCGAATTGAAAAGCCGCGGCTACTACCAGGGCAGCAATGTCAGCTACAACCTGAAGAAATTGGTGGAAATGGGCTACATGCACCACCAGCGCTGCGAAATCGACCGTCGGTCGGTCCGGGTCCGGCTGACGGCAAAGGGGCGCGAGGTTCGCGATGTGGTGGCCGAGCTGTTTTCGCGCCACGCGCAGGGGCTCGAGGAAAAGGGCGTGATCGGGATGGAAGGGATCGAGGACATCACCACCGCGCTGAAACGGGTCGAACGGTACTGGACCGATCAGATCCGGTATATCTACTAG
- the guaD gene encoding guanine deaminase — protein sequence MQGDAILTGQVLSFDADPFQAGPGAAVVHEAVALSGGRIAAVGSRADLRRAHPDAALHDHGQQLICAGFVDAHVHYPQTAIIASWGKRLIDWLNSYTFPEETKFADPAYAARITARYLDLTTANGTTTMCSFCTIHPASVEAFFAEAHRRGQRVVGGKTCMDRNAPEGLRDSAQSAYDDSKALLETWHGRGRISYAITPRFSPTSTPDQLAALGALWSEHPECLMQTHLSEQTDEIAWVKSLYPSARDYLDTYESHGLLGANGLYGHAIHLEPRERDRLRETGAALVHCPTSNTFIGSGLFDMAGLIAEGQRIGLATDTGGGSSFSMLRTMAAAYEIGQLRGTPLHPSQLIWLATAGSARALRMDDRIGSIAPGMEADLVVLDLASTPAIAQRSERAADLWEALFPTIMMGDDRAVTEVWIGGKKAHFKHQHNLISH from the coding sequence ATGCAAGGCGATGCAATCCTGACCGGACAGGTCCTGTCATTCGATGCCGATCCGTTTCAGGCCGGCCCCGGGGCCGCCGTCGTGCACGAGGCGGTGGCGCTGTCGGGCGGCCGTATCGCGGCCGTCGGATCGCGCGCGGATCTGCGCAGGGCCCATCCGGACGCGGCCCTGCATGACCACGGCCAACAGCTGATCTGCGCGGGCTTCGTCGATGCCCATGTGCATTACCCGCAGACCGCGATCATCGCCTCCTGGGGCAAACGGCTGATCGACTGGCTGAACAGCTACACCTTTCCCGAGGAAACGAAATTCGCCGATCCCGCCTATGCCGCGCGGATCACCGCGCGGTATCTCGACCTGACCACAGCGAACGGCACCACGACCATGTGCAGTTTCTGCACCATTCACCCGGCCAGCGTCGAGGCGTTCTTCGCCGAGGCGCACCGGCGCGGGCAGCGGGTGGTCGGCGGCAAGACCTGCATGGACCGTAACGCGCCCGAGGGTCTGCGCGACAGCGCCCAATCGGCCTATGACGACAGCAAGGCGCTGCTGGAGACATGGCACGGGCGAGGCCGGATATCCTATGCCATCACACCCCGGTTCTCGCCCACCTCGACGCCGGATCAGCTGGCCGCGCTCGGCGCGCTCTGGTCCGAGCATCCGGAATGCCTCATGCAGACCCATCTGAGCGAACAGACCGACGAAATCGCCTGGGTGAAGTCGCTCTATCCATCGGCGCGGGACTATCTGGACACCTATGAATCCCACGGCCTGCTGGGGGCGAACGGGCTCTATGGTCACGCGATCCATCTGGAGCCGCGCGAGCGCGACCGGCTGCGCGAAACCGGCGCCGCGCTGGTGCATTGCCCCACCTCGAACACGTTCATCGGCTCGGGCCTGTTCGATATGGCGGGGCTGATCGCCGAGGGCCAGCGCATCGGGCTGGCCACCGATACCGGCGGCGGGTCGTCGTTTTCGATGCTCAGGACGATGGCCGCGGCCTATGAGATCGGACAGCTGCGGGGAACGCCGCTGCACCCGTCTCAGCTCATCTGGCTCGCCACCGCCGGCTCGGCGCGGGCCTTGCGGATGGACGACCGGATCGGCAGCATCGCACCGGGAATGGAAGCCGACCTCGTCGTGCTCGACCTGGCATCGACGCCTGCCATCGCGCAACGCTCAGAGCGCGCGGCCGATCTCTGGGAGGCGCTGTTTCCCACCATCATGATGGGCGATGACCGCGCGGTGACCGAGGTCTGGATCGGCGGGAAGAAAGCTCACTTTAAACATCAACATAACTTGATATCGCACTGA